One window of Vicia villosa cultivar HV-30 ecotype Madison, WI unplaced genomic scaffold, Vvil1.0 ctg.000794F_1_1, whole genome shotgun sequence genomic DNA carries:
- the LOC131631238 gene encoding replication protein A 70 kDa DNA-binding subunit C-like, with translation MSRKFDCIKDISDKKETWRLAVRIIDLWSVVNSKGAEHLEMVIMDAAGDRIQVLIRADHTNKWKSRIQENMTCIINNGTVFDNDFQWKLCDHSKKFVFLGGTTMKHMDVQNIPPLKYYFKEFCEINAGKCHLNRLEDIIGVVHEINNMQSNTPGKKTFVALSLKDLSGDIINCTLWESYGTKFLEYYNDPTNTGAIVIILTHAMIKDSQVSNAWSGSKLLINEDIQEISEFLSKLPANEQSQKPSQSAKSMSLWSGGSQFTTLEKFVHKAKCIPLSQFCKIKQDMLCVTVETTTKFYVSKHGWFYYGCTKCSVKATDLNNPYQCVCGENVHKPIPRYKVDIYVYDGESKFRFVFWDADCKQIIGQSADSMHKSMLENGEDDPMVYPDELDMLLEKKMALRAKVQPTFGQASVGVNKFLSPYIHKGLLPIRLLFSR, from the exons ATGAGTCGTAAATTTGACTGCATAAAAGACATCAGCGACAAGAAGGAAACATGGAGATTGGCTGTTCGAATTATTGATCTATGGAGCGTTGTTAACAGTAAGGGTGCTGAACATCTGGAGATGGTTATCATGGATGCTGCG GGTGATCGAATTCAAGTTTTGATTCGGGCTGATCATACAAATAAgtggaaatcaagaattcaagaGAATATGACTTGCATAATCAACAACGGTACTGTATTTGATAACGATTTTCAGTGGAAGCTGTGTGACCATTCAAAGAAATTCGTGTTCCTTGGTGGTACGACCATGAAACACATGGATGTACAAAATATTCCTCCTCTGAAGTATTATTTCAAAGAGTTTTGCGAAATTAATGCAGGCAAATGTCATCTTAACAGACTTGAAG ATATTATAGGTGTTGTACATGAGATAAACAATATGCAATCAAACACTCCAGGAAAGAAGACATTTGTGGCCCTCAGTCTCAAAGATTTGAG CGGTGACATCATTAACTGCACATTATGGGAGAGCTATGGTACTAAGTTTTTGGAATATTATAATGACCCAACTAACACGGGTGCTATTGTCATCATACTAACCCATGCAATGATCAAGGATTCTCAgg TATCCAATGCATGGAGTGGTTCAAAGCTGCTAATCAACGAAGACATCCAGGagatttctgagtttttgtcAAA GTTGCCTGCAAATGAGCAATCCCAAAAGCCTTCGCAATCTGCCAAATCCATGTCTCTTTGGTCTGGTGGATCTCAGTTTACAACACTTGAAAAATTTGTTCATAAGGCAAAGTGCATTCCTTTGAGTCAATTCTGCAAAATCAAACAA gacATGTTATGTGTTACTGTTGAAACTACCACGAAATTTTATGTATCCAAGCATGGTTGGTTTTACTATGGTTGCACAAAGTGCTCTGTGAAGGCTACTGATTTGAACAATCCATACCAGTGTGTGTGTGGCGAAAATGTTCACAAACCCATACCAAG GTACAAAGTTGATATATATGTTTATGACGGTGAATCAAAATTCCGATTTGTATTTTGGGATGCCGACTGTAAGCAGATTATAGGACAATCTGCTGATAGCATGCATAAATCAATGTTAGAG aATGGTGAAGATGATCCCATGGTTTATCCTGACGAGCTTGACATGTTGTTGGAAAAGAAAATGGCTTTGAGAGCTAAAGTACAGCCAACCTTTGGGCAAGCATCTGTGGGAGTTAACAAGTTTCTATCACCATATATACACAAAGGCCTATTACCTATTAGACTTCTCTTTAGTAGGTAA